A single region of the Asterias amurensis chromosome 19, ASM3211899v1 genome encodes:
- the LOC139951307 gene encoding cystathionine beta-synthase-like protein isoform X1: MAGGVENGWVVPNLPSKCTWSPEADPTTSPHRHESNQDTFDERRKILPDILKVIGHTPLVQMNKIRKSAGLKCDLLAKCEFFNAGGSIKDRIALRMIEEAERKGVLKPGSTLIEPTSGNTGIGLALVAAVKGYRCIIVMPDKMSNEKVYVQRALGAEIVRTPSSARYDSPESHIMVAQRLSREIPNSVVLDQYRNAGNPLAHYDTTAQEIWDQCEGQLDMIVMGAGTGGTMTGIGRKMKLLNPNIQIVSFDPHGSLLQPDSIDKPHVESKSFEIEGIGYDFVPTVLDQTLASGWDKCDDAESFLMARRLIKEEGLLCGGSAGAAVTVALRAAKSLKEGQRCVVILPDSVRNYMTKFLSDDWMKEKGFMEAEPESTEPEKAWWWHKPISVLNIKSPKTIVSSATCQEAVGTMRQDGFDQLPVSDEPGIIIGVVTLGSIMSHVFGSRIQPETLVKEVMYKQLRKVDTLTTLGKLSLMLDDDHFVLVSRSESSNIETSNNGYDAAPIKETIVGILTRIDLLNYITGHRS; this comes from the exons ATGGCAGGCGGAGTGGAAAATGGTTGGGTTGTTCCAAATCTGCCATCAAAATGCACATGGAGCCCCGAAGCAGACCCTACGACGAGTCCGCATAGACACGAATCCAATCA AGATACTTTTGATGAACGACGTAAGATCTTACCTGATATTCTGAAGGTGATTGGTCACACCCCACTTGTTCAGATGAACAAAATTAGGAAAAGTGCGGGTTTGAAATGTGATTTAC TGGCCAAGTGTGAGTTTTTCAACGCCGGTGGCAGCATTAAAGATCGGATAGCTCTTCGTATGATTGAAGAAGCAGAGAGGAAAGGAGTCTTGAAACCAGGATCTACTTTGATAGAACCTACGTCTGGGAATACAG GTATCGGGCTAGCTTTAGTCGCAGCGGTCAAAGGTTACCGCTGTATTATCGTAATGCCAGACAAGATGAGTAATGAGAAAGTGTACGTTCAGCGAGCACTCGGTGCCGAGATTGTCCGAACGCCCTCATCGGCGAGGTACGACTCGCCCGAGTCACACATCATGGTTGCTCAGAGACTCAGCAGGGAAATTCCCAACTCAGTCGTCTTGGATCAATACAGAAATGCAGGGAACCCGCTGGCTCATTATGATACAACAGCACAGGAGATTTGGGACCAGTGTGAAG GACAGCTTGATATGATTGTAATGGGAGCAGGAACTGGAGGTACCATGACTGGTATTGGTCGCAAGATGAAACTATTGAATCCAAATATTCAG ATTGTATCCTTTGACCCACACGGGTCACTTCTGCAACCTGATTCCATTGATAAACCACACGTGGAATCGAAAAGCTTCGAGATCGAAGGAATTGGTTATGATTTCGTCCCCACCGTCTTGGATCAAACTTTGGCTAGCGGATGGGACAAATGTGACGACGCAGAATCCTTCTTGATGGCTAGGAGGTTGATAAAAGAGGAAGGTTTGCTATGTG GTGGAAGTGCTGGAGCAGCGGTAACTGTAGCACTGAGAGCAGCAAAGTCACTTAAAGAGGGTCAACGATGTGTTGTCATTTTACCCGATTCTGTCAGAAACTACAT GACGAAGTTTCTATCCGATGACTGGATGaaagaaaaaggttttatgGAGGCCGAACCAGAAAGCACCGAACCAGAAAAAGCATG GTGGTGGCATAAACCAATATCAGTCTTGAACATCAAGAGCCCCAAGACAATCGTCTCTTCAGCGACTTGTCAGGAAGCAGTTGGTACTATGCGACAGGATGGATTCGACCAACTTCCTGTTTCTGATGAACCAGG GATCATTATTGGTGTTGTGACTCTTGGGAGTATAATGTCACACGTCTTTGGCTCACGAATCCAGCCAGAAACATTAGTTAAAGAAGTCATGTACAAGCAGCTGAGGAAG GTTGACACCTTGACCACGTTAGGGAAGTTATCCTTAATGCTGGATGATGATCATTTCGTGTTGGTGTCAAGAAGTGAATCATCAAACATTGAAACATCAAACA ATGGATATGATGCTGCTCCTATAAAAGAGACGATAGTTGGAATTCTAACTCGAATTGATCTCCTCAACTACATCACTGGCCATCGCTCATGA
- the LOC139951307 gene encoding cystathionine beta-synthase-like isoform X2 has product MAGGVENGWVVPNLPSKCTWSPEADPTTSPHRHESNQDTFDERRKILPDILKVIGHTPLVQMNKIRKSAGLKCDLLAKCEFFNAGGSIKDRIALRMIEEAERKGVLKPGSTLIEPTSGNTGIGLALVAAVKGYRCIIVMPDKMSNEKVYVQRALGAEIVRTPSSARYDSPESHIMVAQRLSREIPNSVVLDQYRNAGNPLAHYDTTAQEIWDQCEGQLDMIVMGAGTGGTMTGIGRKMKLLNPNIQIVSFDPHGSLLQPDSIDKPHVESKSFEIEGIGYDFVPTVLDQTLASGWDKCDDAESFLMARRLIKEEGLLCGGSAGAAVTVALRAAKSLKEGQRCVVILPDSVRNYMTKFLSDDWMKEKGFMEAEPESTEPEKAWWWHKPISVLNIKSPKTIVSSATCQEAVGTMRQDGFDQLPVSDEPGLTP; this is encoded by the exons ATGGCAGGCGGAGTGGAAAATGGTTGGGTTGTTCCAAATCTGCCATCAAAATGCACATGGAGCCCCGAAGCAGACCCTACGACGAGTCCGCATAGACACGAATCCAATCA AGATACTTTTGATGAACGACGTAAGATCTTACCTGATATTCTGAAGGTGATTGGTCACACCCCACTTGTTCAGATGAACAAAATTAGGAAAAGTGCGGGTTTGAAATGTGATTTAC TGGCCAAGTGTGAGTTTTTCAACGCCGGTGGCAGCATTAAAGATCGGATAGCTCTTCGTATGATTGAAGAAGCAGAGAGGAAAGGAGTCTTGAAACCAGGATCTACTTTGATAGAACCTACGTCTGGGAATACAG GTATCGGGCTAGCTTTAGTCGCAGCGGTCAAAGGTTACCGCTGTATTATCGTAATGCCAGACAAGATGAGTAATGAGAAAGTGTACGTTCAGCGAGCACTCGGTGCCGAGATTGTCCGAACGCCCTCATCGGCGAGGTACGACTCGCCCGAGTCACACATCATGGTTGCTCAGAGACTCAGCAGGGAAATTCCCAACTCAGTCGTCTTGGATCAATACAGAAATGCAGGGAACCCGCTGGCTCATTATGATACAACAGCACAGGAGATTTGGGACCAGTGTGAAG GACAGCTTGATATGATTGTAATGGGAGCAGGAACTGGAGGTACCATGACTGGTATTGGTCGCAAGATGAAACTATTGAATCCAAATATTCAG ATTGTATCCTTTGACCCACACGGGTCACTTCTGCAACCTGATTCCATTGATAAACCACACGTGGAATCGAAAAGCTTCGAGATCGAAGGAATTGGTTATGATTTCGTCCCCACCGTCTTGGATCAAACTTTGGCTAGCGGATGGGACAAATGTGACGACGCAGAATCCTTCTTGATGGCTAGGAGGTTGATAAAAGAGGAAGGTTTGCTATGTG GTGGAAGTGCTGGAGCAGCGGTAACTGTAGCACTGAGAGCAGCAAAGTCACTTAAAGAGGGTCAACGATGTGTTGTCATTTTACCCGATTCTGTCAGAAACTACAT GACGAAGTTTCTATCCGATGACTGGATGaaagaaaaaggttttatgGAGGCCGAACCAGAAAGCACCGAACCAGAAAAAGCATG GTGGTGGCATAAACCAATATCAGTCTTGAACATCAAGAGCCCCAAGACAATCGTCTCTTCAGCGACTTGTCAGGAAGCAGTTGGTACTATGCGACAGGATGGATTCGACCAACTTCCTGTTTCTGATGAACCAGG GTTGACACCTTGA
- the LOC139951552 gene encoding receptor-binding cancer antigen expressed on SiSo cells-like — translation MAAFRCNKWFLCNFLASVFVFLKRILFSRFHRGSKSDIDLPKHSSNISTPSAANSPNDHGQDVADWDDWDYAGAPTSIVVEPNDPNLAQQQVDLNQPAEDIPEMDYFSDMAPTMKRTVLIRKKDRGRGGLPNSGISNRLSMNVDVTPMASSELSTWDDNEGTWEDEAGAIDLSWDADRVIKEKKQAERDKRAAEQHRKKMEREAQRAVKKDTSKLAVKLK, via the exons ATGGCGGCCTTCAGATGTAACAAGTGGTTCTTGTGCAACTTTCTGGCATCTGTGTTTGTCTTCCTAAAGCGCATCTTATTCAGTAGATTTCATCGAGGCAGTAAAAGTGACATAGACTTGCCGAAACATTCAAGCAACATAAGCACTCCGTCTGCAGCCAACTCACCTAATGATCACGGA CAAGATGTAGCCGACTGGGATGATTGGGATTATGCTGGCGCCCCAACGAGTATCGTAGTAGAACCCAACGACCCAAATCTTGCCCAACAACAAGTGGATTTAAATCAACCTGCCGAAGACATCCCTGAAATGGATTACTTCAGTGACATGGCACCCACTATGAAAAGAACA gtaTTGATCCGGAAAAAGGACCGTGGTAGGGGAGGTTTACCGAACAGTGGAATTTCCAACAGGCTATCGATGAATGTTGACGTAACACCGATGGCATCG TCGGAGTTGTCAACGTGGGACGACAACGAGGGAACCTGGGAGGATGAAGCAGGCGCTATAGACCTCTCATGGGATGCGGACAGAGTGATCAAAGAGAAGAAACAAGCAGAAAGAGACAAGAGAGCTGCCGAGCAACATCGGAAGAAGATGGAACGAGAAGCTCAGAGAGCAGTAAAGAAAGACACAAGTAAATTAGCCGTTAAGTTAAAGTGA